In the genome of Aspergillus flavus chromosome 8, complete sequence, one region contains:
- a CDS encoding Dynamin central region-domain-containing protein: protein MASLSEDLLVTVNKLQDLVFNTIGNDSLDLPQIVVVGSQSSGKSSVLENIVGRDFLPRGSGIVTRRPLILQLINIPSERHDKPDTDEIHVPHTAASVAGQHEWAEFHHLPGRKFEDFALVKQEIEAETARIAGSNKGINRQPINLKIFSPHVLNLTMVDLPGLTKVPIGDQPSDIEKQTRALILEYIAKPNSLVLAVSPANVDLVNSEALKLARQVDPMGRRTIGVLTKLDLMDHGTNAMDILSGRVYPLKLGFIGVVNRSQQDIQSGKSLSDALQAEVDFFRHHPAYRNMANRCGTQFLAKTLNTTLMSHIRDRLPDIKARLNTLMGQTQQELASYGNKQFSGKEHRGSLILQLMTRFASSFISSIDGTSSEISTKELCGGARIYYIFNSVFGNSLETIDPTHNLTVSDIRTAIRNSTGPRPSLFVPELAFDLLVKPQIKMLEAPSQRCVELVYEELIKICHTCGSQELLRFPRLQAKLIEVVSDLLRERLGPCSAYVESLISIQRAYINTNHPNFLGAAAAMSSIIQNKQEQERKSALAEDRRKREKRRQRELGGINGSTSLSPEDEEEQALEQKAQNIPIRSQSAKGTRNMPPNIGKLQESGIAATLNGAHQNPHAMFGGTNTTRDSFLNYFFGKDGAQPSPSLPQPSSQSRPSNHTNEVSTTQSIRRTEVRSPVMPPDDYVPVPEYIGEISSLENTEPTLSDRELLETELIRRLISSYFDIVRETIADQVPKAIMHLLVNHSKDVVQNRLVSELYKEDLFGELLYEDDGIKAEREKCERLLETYKEAAKIVGEVL, encoded by the exons atGGCGTCACTTAGCGAAGACTTGCTTGTAACCGTCAACAAGTTGCAAGACCTTGTTTTCAATACAATTGGGAATGATTCTCTTGACTTGCCGCAAATA GTTGTGGTAGGCTCTCAGTCGTCAGGGAAGTCGTCCGTGCTTGAGAATATTGTCGGTAGAGATTTCTTGCCGAGAGGAAGCGGCATAGTTACGAGGCGCCCTTTAATACTGCAGCTTATAAACATACCCAGCGAACGCCATGACAAACCTGACACCGATGAGATCCACGTTCCTCACACTGCCGCCAGTGTGGCTGGACAGCATGAATGGGCGGAATTTCATCACCTCCCTGGTCGGAAATTTGAGGACTTCGCCCTGGTGAAACAAGAAATTGAAGCCGAGACCGCAAGGATAGCCGGAAGCAATAAGGGAATCAATAGGCAACCCATCAATCTTAAGATATTTTCGCCTCATGTTCTTAATCTCACCATGGTTGACTTACCAGGGTTAACCAAAGTGCCCATTGGCGATCAACCGTCTGACATAGAGAAGCAGACTCGAGCGCTAATTTTGGAATATATAGCAAAGCCCAACAGCCTTGTCCTGGCGGTATCTCCGGCAAATGTCGACTTGGTGAACTCTGAAGCCCTGAAGCTTGCTCGCCAGGTAGATCCTATGGGGCGCAGAACAATCGGCGTTCTGACAAAGTTAGATCTCATGGACCACGGCACGAATGCTATGGATATTCTTTCGGGACGTGTCTATCCTCTGAAGCTGGGGTTCATTGGCGTTGTCAACAGATCCCAACAAGACATTCAATCAGGGAAATCCTTATCTGATGCTTTACAGGCAGAAGTTGATTTCTTCCGGCATCACCCTGCCTACCGTAACATGGCAAATCGTTGTGGAACACAGTTTTTGGCAAAAACACTGAATACGACTTTGATGTCTCACATTAGAGATCGACTCCCTGATATCAAAGCCCGTTTGAATACCCTCATGGGTCAAACACAACAGGAGCTTGCTAGCTATGGCAATAAACAGTTCAGTGGCAAGGAACATCGTGGTTCATTGATCCTGCAACTAATGACACGTTTTGCCTCCTCTTTTATATCTTCCATTGACGGAACTTCATCTGAAATCTCAACCAAGGAGCTTTGCGGTGGTGCCagaatctattatatattcaaCTCCGTTTTCGGCAATTCTCTTGAAACAATTGACCCTACACACAACCTGACAGTGTCAGATATCAGAACAGCAATTCGAAACTCAACTGGCCCTCGTCCGAGTCTCTTTGTCCCTGAACTTGCTTTCGATTTGCTCGTGAAACCTCAGATCAAGATGTTGGAAGCTCCTAGTCAGAGATGTGTAGAGCTTGTGTACGAGGAACTTATAAAAATTTGCCATACTTGCGGATCACAAGAACTCCTACGCTTTCCACGCCTACAAGCAAAGCTTATTGAGGTAGTATCCGACCTCCTTCGTGAGCGCTTGGGGCCTTGTTCAGCATATGTGGAGTCGCTGATTTCCATACAAAGAGCCTATATAAATACAAATCATCCGAACTTTCTCGGTGCGGCGGCCGCGATGTCTTCCATCATTCAGAATAAACAGGAGCAAGAAAGGAAGTCTGCATTAGCAGAAGATAGAAGGAAGCGTGAGAAGCGACGACAGAGAGAACTTGGCGGAATTAACGGAAGTACAAGTCTCTCCcccgaggatgaggaggagcaAGCACTAGAGCAAAAGGCTCAGAACATCCCTATCAGGAGTCAGTCTGCAAAAGGCACAAGAAACATGCCCCCTAATATTGGAAAGCTCCAAGAAAGTGGTATCGCGGCAACTTTGAACGGTGCACATCAAAATCCACATGCCATGTTCGGTGGCACAAACACCACACGTGATTCTTTCCTGAATTACTTTTTTGGCAAGGATGGCGCCCAGCCATCCCCATCGCTTCCTCAACCTTCGAGTCAAAGCAGACCTTCCAACCACACCAACGAAGTCAGTACCACCCAAAGTATTCGGCGGACGGAGGTGCGCTCTCCAGTGATGCCGCCCGATGACTATGTACCTGTTCCGGAATATATTGGCGAGATCAGCTCTCTT GAAAATACCGAACCGACTCTCTCCGACCGTGAGCTGTTGGAGACGGAGTTGATTCGCCGCTTGATATCTTCCTACTTCGATATTGTTCGGGAAACTATTGCTGACCAGGTTCCCAAGGCTATCATGCACCTTCTTGTCAATCATAGTAAAGATGTTGTGCAAAATAGGCTTGTCAGCGAACTTTATAAGGAAGATCTTTTTGGGGAGCTTCTTTACGAGGATGATGGGATTAAGgcggagagggagaagtGCGAAAGACTTCTAGAAACCTACAAGGAGGCCGCGAAAATCGTAGGCGAGGTCCTGTAG
- a CDS encoding drebrin protein, which yields MASLNLSSNGPSIVKSYQAVVNSSPPTNSSSPTYGQWAVFSVSAPLVSAFQQDTGSKESVLKVQSTGDGELADLIDEFSEGKMQFAFVKVTDPNTGLPKSVLIAWCGEGVPERTKGYFTSHLSAVSKLLHGYHVQITARADGDLTAEGIIRKVGDASGAKYSAGAGQPAAAPTKPPISSKPVFTPSRTDGISSNATPAAPQKPLQKDTDNDGWGPDAPPVTRTELEKVQPAYQPTRVNIQALRSGKPHVANMQVQHTTEDHSDVVKGGYQPVGKVDIAAIRRQAREAGEMKDDRPEPVKGAYEPVGKIDIAAIRARAQKPSELMADDSKLAAPNNAERQAESGNYTNPGHSERLTSLPKPKVANKFGANQSFVGTKPPLPSGSMPKPTSAVAPVGSASRTFADEGGKTPAQLWAERKAKERGQATASDVPPLGHEEPSLQTQHSGRAEWKSSYSGRTWTPVQTTHTGKSLGSNTSHQATDPTANDATATEPQVPQSVSALRDQFADKSLDDSAPEARSDEPWDTGRSVPLPGLPTGPVQPEASQEPEAHQVAPSPPEQPRSPTPPTPPVREASPIRVAMPVGRGATDIHDDQRSPPAVLPTESLRQTVPKDADLADDTQDVARATAEATVGSNLQTNGIQAVVQYDYERAEDNEIELREGEYVTEIEMVDKDWWLGSNARGERGLFPSNYVELLEDKPQNSTSPDLHEHHLDTNIQEPHAEIVAPLASSSANGPTATALYDYEAAEDNELSFPEGAEITHIEFPDDDWWFGKYHNKEGLFPANYVELRK from the exons ATGGCATCCCTTAACCTTTCATCCAATGGGCCTTCAATAGTAAAGAGCTATCAAGCTGTTGTCAACTCTTCCCCACCCACAAACTCTTCTTCGCCTACATATGGACAATGGGCAGTGTTTTCAGTTTCAGCACCGCTTGTTAGTGCTTTTCAGCAAGACACGGGCAGCAAGGAGAGCGTTCTAAAGGTCCAGAGCACCGGAG ATGGTGAACTTGCCGATCTTATTGACGAATTCTCCGAAGGAAAGATGCAATTCGCCTTTGTTAAGGTCACCGACCCAAATACTGGACTTCCCAAGAGTGTGCTTATTGCATGGTGTGGGGAGGGCGTTCCCGAACGGACGAAGGGTTATTTTACTAGTCACCTATCTGCGGTCTCAAAATTGTTACAT GGTTACCATGTTCAAATCACTGCACGTGCGGACGGGGACTTGACTGCAGAAGGAATTATACGGAAAGTTGGGGACGCATCCGGTGCTAAATACTCTGCAGGAGCTGGACAGCCGGCCGCCGCTCCTACAAAGCCGCCAATCTCATCCAAGCCAGTTTTCACACCATCGCGGACCGATGGTATCAGCTCGAATGCCACACCAGCTGCTCCCCAGAAACCTCTCCAGAAAGATACGGACAATGATGGCTGGGGCCCAGATGCCCCTCCAGTCACCAGGACAGAACTTGAAAAGGTGCAGCCGGCCTACCAACCAACCAGGGTTAACATACAGGCCCTTAGATCAGGAAAGCCACATGTAGCAAACATGCAGGTTCAACATACCACCGAAGATCATAGCGACGTTGTCAAGGGCGGCTATCAACCAGTGGGCAAAGTAGACATTGCTGCCATAAGGAGGCAGGCACGTGAGGCAGGCGAAATGAAGGATGACCGGCCGGAACCAGTGAAGGGAGCATACGAACCAGTTGGCAAGATTGATATTGCTGCTATTCGAGCCAGGGCTCAAAAACCCAGCGAGTTGATGGCAGACGATAGCAAATTAGCTGCACCAAATAACGCCGAGAGGCAAGCGGAATCCGGAAACTACACAAATCCAGGACACTCCGAGCGTTTAACAAGTCTACCGAAGCCAAAGGTCGCGAATAAGTTCGGAGCGAACCAGTCGTTCGTTGGGACCAAACCTCCTCTGCCTAGTGGATCCATGCCAAAACCAACTTCAGCAGTTGCGCCCGTCGGTAGCGCAAGCAGAACTTTTGCAGATGAGGGAGGAAAGACTCCCGCACAACTTTGGGCAGAGAGAAAAGCGAAGGAACGGGGACAAGCTACTGCATCTGATGTACCACCATTGGGGCACGAGGAGCCCTCGCTTCAAACACAGCACAGCGGCAGAGCCGAGTGGAAGAGCTCATACAGCGGTAGAACGTGGACCCCTGTTCAGACCACACACACTGGAAAGTCTCTCGGCAGCAATACATCTCACCAGGCTACGGACCCTACTGCAAACGATGCCACGGCAACAGAGCCTCAAGTCCCCCAAAGTGTCAGTGCTCTTCGAGACCAATTTGCGGACAAGTCACTTGATGACTCGGCTCCCGAGGCTAGGTCCGATGAGCCGTGGGATACAGGACGTTCTGTACCTCTGCCCGGCTTACCAACGGGACCTGTGCAACCAGAAGCTAGCCAGGAGCCCGAAGCTCACCAAGTGGCTCCGAGCCCTCCTGAGCAGCCTCGGTCCCCTActcctccaacccctccAGTACGGGAAGCATCGCCTATCCGTGTTGCCATGCCTGTTGGACGTGGTGCCACAGATATTCATGATGACCAGCGCTCGCCACCCGCTGTTTTGCCCACGGAAAGTCTTCGTCAGACGGTGCCGAAAGATGCAGACCTTGCAGATGACACGCAAGATGTCGCCCGGGCAACGGCAGAGGCTACAGTTGGGAGCAACCTCCAGACCAACGGCATTCAAGCCGTGGTGCAGTACGATTATGAAAGAGCGGAAGACAATGAGATTGAGCTCAGGGAAGGTGAATATGTGACGGAGATTGAAATGGTTGACAAGGACTGGTGGTTGGGTTCAAACGCTCGTGGTGAGAGGGGTCTCTTCCCGAGTAACTATGTTGAGCTACTGGAAGACAAGCCGCAGAATTCTACCTCGCCGGACTTGCATGAGCACCATTTGGACACAAACATTCAAGAGCCTCATGCGGAAATAGTGGCGCCTTTAGCCTCGAGCTCAGCTAATGGACCCACTGCTACAGCGTTGTATGATTATGAAGCCGCGGAAGACAACGAGCTTAGTTTTCCGGAGGGAGCTGAGATCACTCATATC GAATTCCCCGACGATGACTGGTGGTTTGGTAAATATCACAATAAAGAAGGCCTCTTCCCAGCAAATTATGTAGAACTTCGAAAGTGA
- a CDS encoding adenosine monophosphate deaminase — MASSQLSMTPRLDANVNAAETSSEDEASLHSHSGNPQARVGDTTANESSFAASTKTSGDILPRDRLLKTPTYDYAYEKSMSHAEAKLFYQHHQFASRSADSEPTLNPVPANHNAAVTQTEGTPSYTPTVMEHNSSEDYTVSTVCQNDTFSKFQPAANPTSLLGRDSHFIHEYQSNGSAVHDTHGTLGLHAMPSRVQDQLGQTAFGAGNDHSAGDVLGTAQGILNTTPGDDAVTSELNVICRKILRLLDRRSEYIQLSLQGAGDNPKDHSDWKVYPAPPEPAWEGDNETGKFNDTSRPDQKKRKMGQDIGEDFDMAECLPLPEASDWVFKLDGNSVYQVYETYDTACPNEPVVQIPSLRDFYMDLDAVIDVSTDGPAKSFAFKRLSYLEGKFQLYTLLNEYQEIADSKKVPHRDFYNVRKVDTHVHHSACMNQKHLLRFIKSKMKKSPDEVVLFRDGKHLTLKEVFESINLTAYDLSIDTLDMHAHTDSFHRFDKFNLKYNPVGESRLREIFLKTDNYIKGRYLAEITKEVISDLESSKYQMVEWRISIYGRSIQEWDKLAAWVVDNKLFSPNVRWLVQIPRLYDVYKSSGMMENFEQVITNVFQPLFEVTKDPNSHPKLHLFLQRVVGFDSVDDESKAERRLYRKYPIPREWNTKQNPPYSYWIYFMFANIASLNIWRKRRGFNTFVLRPHCGEAGDPDHLAVGFLCCHSISHGILLRKVPLLQYLFYLDQIGIAMSPLSNNALFLTYDKNPFANFFRRGLNVSLSTDDPLQFAFTKEPLIEEYSVAAQIYKFSAVDMCELAKHSVLQSGFELALKQRWLGTNCSAAGVSGNNVAKSNVPDIRERFRHETLLGELALIGRYVDSLSTYSKALPLRGQLHPSVTTENENNPSHPLRKEAQATAFLQTSNTVNPPKYLQNQSETNAAGEACFPSSTPPGPKSSEDTGPETLPEQKIFPGIVHERAQRGSMLTRALAEDDKDTKDGGKDVKNCPSPS; from the exons ATGGCTTCGTCACAGCTCAGCATGACTCCTAGGCTTGATGCCAATGTTAACGCTGCTGAAACCTCATCGGAAGACGAGGCTTCCCTGCATTCCCACAGTGGGAATCCGCAGGCACGCGTAGGTGACACTACAGCCAATGAATCTAGTTTTGCCGCGTCGACAAAAACATCCGGTGACATTCTACCAAGGGATAGACTGCTCAAAACTCCTACCTACGATTATGCGTATGAAAAATCAATGAGCCATGCGGAAGCAAAACTTTTCTatcagcatcatcaattCGCCTCACGGAGTGCCGACAGTGAGCCTACCCTGAACCCAGTACCTGCAAATCACAATGCAGCCGTCACACAGACAGAGGGTACGCCAAGCTATACACCCACCGTGATGGAACACAATAGCTCCGAAGACTACACAGTCAGCACCGTGTGCCAAAATGATACATTTTCAAAGTTTCAGCCCGCTGCAAACCCCACTTCGCTGCTTGGTCGTGACTCGCACTTCATTCACGAGTACCAGTCCAATGGTTCCGCTGTACACGATACTCATGGTACTCTCGGGTTGCATGCAATGCCATCCAGAGTCCAGGACCAATTGGGTCAAACTGCATTTGGGGCAGGTAATGACCATTCTGCTGGTGATGTGTTGGGTACCGCCCAAGGCATATTGAATACTACTCCGGGCGACGATGCTGTTACATCAGAATTGAACGTAATTTGTCGCAAAATACTAAGATTACTCGATCGGCGATCCGAATACATCCAGCTATCATTGCAAGGTGCTGGAGATAACCCTAAGGATCATTCCGACTGGAAAGTATACCCTGCGCCGCCAGAACCAGCATGGGAAGGTGACAATGAAACTGGAAAATTTAACGACACCTCCCGACCCgaccagaagaaaaggaagatggGTCAAGATATCGGAGAAGATTTTGACATGGCCGAGTGCCTACCTCTTCCCGAGGCATCAGACTGGGTTTTCAAGCTCGATGGGAATAGTGTGTATCAAGTGTACGAAACTTATGACACCGCCTGTCCTAATGAACCTGTTGTTCAAATTCCTTCCCTGAGAGATTTCTACATGGATCTCGACGCGGTCATAGATGTATCAACGGACGGGCCCGCAAAGAGCTTCGCGTTTAAACGCCTTTCTTACCTGGAGGGAAAGTTTCAGCTTTATACTCTGCTAAATGAATATCAAGAAATAGCCGACAGCAAGAAAGTACCTCACAGAGATTTTTACAATGTTCGAAAAGTCGACACACATGTGCATCACTCTGCATGTATGAATCAGAAGCACCTCCTTCGTTTCATCAAAAGCAAGATGAAAAAGTCACCTGATGAAGTCGTGTTATTCAGGGATGGCAAACATTTGACGTTGAAGGAGGTTTTTGAGAGTATCAATCTTACAGCTTACGATTTAAGTATCGATACGCTCGACATGCAC GCGCACACAGATTCTTTCCACAGGTTTGACAAGTTTAACCTCAAATATAATCCTGTCGGCGAATCTCGACTGCGAGAAATATTCCTGAAGACAGACAATTATATCAAAGGGCGTTATCTAGCAGAGATAACAAAGGAGGTCATCTCGGACTTGGAATCCAGCAAATACCAAATGGTAGAATGGCGTATCTCAATTTACGGCAGGTCTATCCAGGAATGGGATAAACTTGCAGCCTGGGTAGTTGACAATAAGTTATTCTCCCCTAATGTTCGCTGGCTTGTCCAAATACCCCGACTTTATGACGTGTACAAGTCGAGCGGCATGATGGAAAACTTTGAGCAGGTCATCACCAACGTCTTCCAGCCGCTATTTGAAGTGACAAAGGATCCTAATAGCCATCCAAAACTTCATTTATTCTTGCAGCGTGTAGTCGGTTTTGACAGTGTCGACGACGAGAGCAAAGCAGAGCGACGACTGTATAGGAAATATCCTATTCCAAGAGAATGGAATACGAAACAAAATCCACCATACAGCTATTGGATATACTTCATGTTTGCAAACATCGCATCCCTGAATATCTGGCGCAAACGGCGAGGATTCAACACGTTTGTCCTAAGGCCGCACTGTGGCGAAGCTGGTGACCCTGATCATCTTGCGGTTGGGTTCCTCTGCTGCCACAGCATCAGCCATGGGATCCTGCTTCGGAAAGTCCCTTTACTGCAGTATTTATTCTACCTTGATCAAATTGGGATTGCCATGTCGCCTCTCAGCAACAATGCTCTGTTTCTGACGTATGACAAAAATCCATTTGCCAATTTTTTCAGGCGAGGCTTGAATGTGTCGTTATCTACTGACGATCCATTACAATTTGCGTTCACCAAGGAGCCCTTGATTGAAGAATACTCGGTTGCGGCACAAATCTATAAGTTTAGCGCGGTTGATATGTGTGAGCTGGCGAAACACTCAGTCTTACAAAGTGGTTTCGAGCTCGCCTTAAAGCAAAGATGGCTTGGCACAAACTGTTCAGCGGCAGGAGTCTCGGGAAACAATGTTGCAAAAAGCAATGTTCCAGACATTCGAGAGAGATTTAGGCATGAAACCTTGTTAGGAGAGCTGGCACT GATTGGAAGATATGTTGACAGTCTGAGTACATATTCAAAAGCACTACCCCTCAGAGGCCAGTTGCATCCTAGCGTGACCACGGAAAATGAGAACAATCCAAGCCATC CTTTGCGGAAGGAGGCTCAGGCTACAGCATTTCTGCAGACTTCTAATACGGTGAATCCTCCCAAATATTTACAAAATCAGTCTGAGACCAACGCCGCTGGAGAGGCTTGCTTCCCAAGTTCCACTCCCCCGGGTCCCAAATCTAGCGAGGATACTGGACCCGAAACGTTACCAGAACAAAAGATATTCCCTGGTATTGTGCACGAAAGGGCTCAGCGGGGTAGTATGTTGACTCGGGCattggctgaagatgacaaGGATACGAAAGACGGGGGTAAAGATGTCAAAAATTGCCCAAGTCCATCATGA